The Arachis hypogaea cultivar Tifrunner chromosome 19, arahy.Tifrunner.gnm2.J5K5, whole genome shotgun sequence genome has a window encoding:
- the LOC112778566 gene encoding uncharacterized protein, which yields MDFTKAGVARKLQLEELECLRMEAYENSRIYKERTKAFHDHHIQRKDFQEGDEVLFYNSWLRFMPGKLRSRWERSFKVKEIKPYGVVELFDPQSDTTFKVNGHRVKKYHGYKSPKEVEVLLLEDAPKGEEA from the coding sequence ATGGATTTCACCAAGGCGGGTGTGGCCAGAAAATTACAATTAGAGGAGCTTGAATGTTTGAGGATGGAGGCATATGAGAATTCCCGGATCTACAAGGAAAGGACTAAAGCCTTTCATGATCATCACATCCAAAGgaaggattttcaagaaggtgatgaggttctcttCTACAACTCATGGCTTagattcatgcctggcaagctccgttctagatgggaaaGATCCTTCAAGGTGAaagagataaagccctatggagtaGTGGAATTGTTTGACCCTCAAAGCGATACAACTTTCAAAGTGAacggacatagagtgaagaagtaccatggctacaagtCACCAAAAGAAGTGGAAGTGCTCCTACTTGAGGATGCACCAAAAGGAGAGGAAGCTTAA